A genomic stretch from Sulfuricurvum sp. includes:
- a CDS encoding HAMP domain-containing sensor histidine kinase translates to MSETISPEELKTLIDQTYKVEEEYVALRHSYEHLQSTIEQVIEFLPNAIWIVEEDGTIFLQNSQAKVLDELFGILQWDVEDYEVNFYERSYLIKSAHHNEKYLLSATDITEQKRKENLATMGQMAAHLSHEIRNPIGSIALLTSTLIKRVIPENKPIVVEIQKSLYRIERIIKATLMFSKGIQAHKSTLRWEYILSELHNAIGYYSYGKQIEFSFPEHDFELSGDFDLLVMLFSNFIFNAIDAIELDDEEGGAIRLTHLMVDGKHQFTIIDSGIPIVNKKWLFEAFKSTKERGNGLGLVLSQEIAKAHGGEISLYEGENKGFVITLS, encoded by the coding sequence ATGAGTGAAACCATCTCCCCCGAAGAGCTAAAAACCCTAATCGACCAGACCTATAAGGTAGAAGAGGAGTATGTGGCTCTTCGTCACTCGTATGAGCATCTCCAATCGACGATAGAGCAGGTTATTGAGTTTTTGCCCAATGCGATTTGGATTGTGGAGGAAGATGGGACGATTTTTTTACAAAACTCACAAGCTAAAGTGCTGGATGAGCTGTTTGGAATTTTACAATGGGATGTTGAAGATTATGAGGTGAATTTTTATGAGAGGTCGTACCTCATTAAATCCGCTCATCATAACGAAAAATATCTCCTCAGCGCAACCGATATCACCGAGCAAAAACGGAAAGAGAATCTCGCAACGATGGGACAGATGGCAGCTCATTTATCCCATGAGATACGCAACCCTATCGGCTCTATCGCACTTCTTACTTCAACACTTATCAAGCGGGTTATCCCTGAGAATAAACCTATTGTGGTAGAGATCCAAAAATCACTTTATCGTATCGAAAGAATCATCAAAGCGACTTTGATGTTTTCCAAAGGTATTCAGGCCCATAAATCCACGCTTCGTTGGGAATATATCCTCTCTGAACTTCACAATGCTATAGGGTATTATAGCTATGGCAAACAGATTGAGTTTAGTTTTCCTGAACACGATTTTGAACTCAGCGGTGATTTTGATCTGTTGGTGATGCTCTTTTCCAATTTTATTTTTAATGCTATCGATGCGATTGAGCTCGATGATGAGGAAGGGGGAGCTATTCGCTTGACTCATTTAATGGTTGATGGAAAACATCAGTTTACAATTATTGATTCCGGTATCCCTATCGTCAATAAAAAATGGCTTTTTGAAGCATTTAAAAGCACTAAAGAGCGTGGTAATGGGCTAGGACTTGTTCTTTCCCAAGAGATTGCTAAAGCCCATGGGGGAGAGATATCACTCTATGAAGGTGAGAATAAAGGGTTTGTAATTACACTTTCCTAA